Part of the Gaiellales bacterium genome, CGAGCGGCTCGACCACCGTCGCGTCGAGCACGGCCGCGACCGTGTCGGCGATCTGCGGGAACGTGCACTCGCCTGCCAGGAAGGCGGCCACGGCGACCTCGTTCGCGGCGTTCAGCGCGCACGGCGCGGTGCCGCCCGCCTCGCCGGCCGATCGTGCCAGGCCGAGACAGCCGAACGCGGCCACGTCCGGAGGCTCGAACGCGAGCGACAGCGGCTTCGTGAGGTCGAGCCGCGGCGCATCGGTCGCCTCGCGCGCGGGGTAGGTGAGCGCATAGGTGATGGGCACGCGCATGTCGGGCAGCCCGACGTGGGCGATCAGCGCACCGTCGCGGAGCCGCGCCATGCCGTGCACGATGGACTGCGGGTGCACGACGATCTCGATCTGGCCGTACGGCATCCCGAACAGGTGGTGCGCCTCGATCAGCTCGAGCCCCTTGTTCATCAGCGTCGCGGAGTCGATGGTGATCTTCGCGCCCATCGACCAGGTCGGGTGCGCGAGCGCCTGCGCGGGCGTGACGCCCGCCAGCTGCTCGGCGTCCCAGCCGCGGAAGGGGCCCCCCGACGCTGTGAGAACCAGGGACTCGACAGCCTCGGGCGGGATGCCCTCGAGACACTGCTGGAGCGCGGAGTGCTCGCTGTCGACCGGCAGCAGCAGACGGCCGCTCCGCCGCACCGCGGCTGTGACCAGCTCGCCCCCGGCGACGAGGCTCTCCTTGTTCGCCAGCGCCAGGTCGCTGCCGGCCTCGAGCGCCGCCATCGTCGCCAGCAGTCCGGCCGAGCCGACGATCGCATTCAGCACGACGTCCGCGCCGAGCTGGGAGACGAGATCGACGGCGGCGGAGGGGCCGGTCAGCACCGCGCCGTCGAACGCGGCGGCGGCGCGAGCACCGGCAGCCGGGTCGGCGAGCGCGATCGTCGTCGCGCCGAGGGCGCGCGCGGAGGCAACCGCCTCGTCCGCGGATGCGTGCGCCGCCAGGCCGACCAGCTGCAGCTCGGGTGAGCGGCGGACGACCTCGAGCGCCTGCATCCCGACCGAGCCGGTAGCGCCGAGAATGGCCACCGTCCTCATGGCCCGAAGTGTATCGACGGGCAATTTCCGCCCGGTTTAGACGCGGCCCAGGGCGAGCGCGACGAAGTACGCCGCGGCGCCGGCGAACAGCAGGCCGTCGATCCGGTCGAGCACGCCGCCGTGCCCGCCGAGCAGGCGCCCGGTGTCCTTCACGCCCATGTCCCGCTTCAGGTAGCTCTCGAACAGGTCGCCGACCGGGGACGCAACGCCGATGGCCACCGCGAACTCGAGGGCGTTCAGGGGCGAGATGGGGTCGCCGCTCGGCTCGTTGTAGAGCGCGAAGAAGACGGCAGCCGCACCGAGCCCGAAGCCGATCAAGAGGCCCTCCACGGTCTTGTTCGGCGAGATCTCGCTGGCCAGCTTGCGGCGGCCGAACATGCGGCCGCCGAAGTACGCGAAGGTGTCGGACACCCAGACGCCGACGAAGACGGCGATCACCAGCTGCTTGCCCCAGCCGGACGGCTCGTGGACGTCGCGCAGCGCGACGATGCAGGCCAGGCCGTAGCCGATCCAGGTGACGCCGAGCAGCGTGACGCCGAGCTGGACGACCGCCGCCTGGCGGACGTCGGCGATGGCGCTCAGCCAGAAGCCGAGCAGCAGCGTGGCGAGCAGCGGCGCGAGGCTCCAGGTGAGGCCG contains:
- the dxr gene encoding 1-deoxy-D-xylulose-5-phosphate reductoisomerase codes for the protein MRTVAILGATGSVGMQALEVVRRSPELQLVGLAAHASADEAVASARALGATTIALADPAAGARAAAAFDGAVLTGPSAAVDLVSQLGADVVLNAIVGSAGLLATMAALEAGSDLALANKESLVAGGELVTAAVRRSGRLLLPVDSEHSALQQCLEGIPPEAVESLVLTASGGPFRGWDAEQLAGVTPAQALAHPTWSMGAKITIDSATLMNKGLELIEAHHLFGMPYGQIEIVVHPQSIVHGMARLRDGALIAHVGLPDMRVPITYALTYPAREATDAPRLDLTKPLSLAFEPPDVAAFGCLGLARSAGEAGGTAPCALNAANEVAVAAFLAGECTFPQIADTVAAVLDATVVEPLESVEQVLAADAQARSAARDRLGVAA
- a CDS encoding phosphatidate cytidylyltransferase, whose translation is MSGLTGRVLVAIPLAAVAIAAVVIGGWPMVALALVVGVIAMHEFGLLTRELRPLTVSGFAGVIGVVAATHQGGLTWSLAPLLATLLLGFWLSAIADVRQAAVVQLGVTLLGVTWIGYGLACIVALRDVHEPSGWGKQLVIAVFVGVWVSDTFAYFGGRMFGRRKLASEISPNKTVEGLLIGFGLGAAAVFFALYNEPSGDPISPLNALEFAVAIGVASPVGDLFESYLKRDMGVKDTGRLLGGHGGVLDRIDGLLFAGAAAYFVALALGRV